TATAAAGCTCAAGAGTCTGCAACGCTGTTTGTTCCCAAGAAAATCTTCTAGCTCTCCGTATCCCCTCATCTACCATTTTTTTAGTCAAAATGTCGTCATTTAAGCAGGTATTTATTGCCTCACTTATCTTATCCACATTTAATGGATCTACTATTACGGCAGCCTCCCCAACTATCTCGGGGAAAGAGGCTCTATCAGAACAAATTACCGGTACTCCCGCAGCCATTGCCTCAAGGACAGGTAGGCCAAATCCTTCATTTAGTGATAAGGAAATAAAAAGAGCGGCATTTTTATACATATCTATCAAAGATTTTTCTGTAACACTGTTCATAAAAACTACTTCTCCCCCCTTACCGGAATCTTTGAGTAGTCGCGATAACTCCACCGGCATTCCGGTTGAATCCCCCAGAACGACCAATTTATGAGGAAAGTTATATTTTTTCTTAGCCAGAACATACCCGCTCAAGACACTTTTTAAGTTTTTATGCGGGAATCCGGACTTTACCGCAAGAATATACCCCTCGGAACGATCCGGCTTACTTTCCGCTGAATCTCCATTTGGGCTTTTAAAAAATTCCGGATCGACTCCTTCATAAATAACATTAATCTTATTAATCCCTCTTTTAAAATAGTTTTCTACAGCTAGGGCTGTATATTTTGAAACAGCAATGATCTTATCGGCTTTTTTCATTACCCTCTTCATACACGCATTAAAATATTTGTATTTTAAGTTAGAAACATAGCCTTTAAAATTTTCATTATAGAATTTATACATTAAATCGTGAACTGTAACTACTGATTTTGTGAAATTCACAAACGGCATCCTAGGCATGATATAATGAACTATATCGACCCGATAAAATAAGCATAATACCGGTAAAATAAATTGTTCAAATATTACTCTGCTAATACCTGTTTCTCCAACCGGGATTATTTTAAAATGAAGATTACCCTGCGCCACATATACAAAACTTCTCTTATTGTCTTTACTTAAAAAAATATAATAATCATTGATTTTGTCAATGGCCGCGAGATTTTTAATTAAGTTCTTGGCATAGACACTTATGCCTGAACCCTTGGTCTTGCCTCCCGCGCATCCAAAAAATGAAATCCCTATACGCATAATTATGAATTATCTTTATCTGGCTGGCCGTTAATTAATTGCCATGTTCTACGCCATACTTCCTCAGGCGTTCTTCAGTCTTAAATTGCCTGCAACCAACGCAAAAAATAGGAACTTTCCCTTGCGGGTTAACTATTGTCTTACGGAAATTATTATATTTTTTAGAGTTCCAAATATCTTTAAAGGAATTTTTAAATACGTTACCAAATGAATGCTGCCTTAGAAAAGGACGCTGATTTGACATTAAAACTTGACAGCAAGGAAGTACATAGCCTTCCATCATTAAATAAGGCTCCATCCAATAATAACATTTCTCTAGAGACGGGTTAAATTTCTCAATTGTATGCTCAAACCTGAAGTAAACTCCCTTATTCATGCGTTTCTTGATCTCCGCTATGAGTCCTTCATTAAGCGTAGAAACGTAAAATTGTTTAATTGAATCAAAATAGAGTAAGCCGGTAAAATTTATAGTTGTCAGTTCGAAGTCTTTCTTGCTGCCTAGACTATTAATCAAATCTATAAAACCAGGGATCTCCTTAACGTTATCTTTAATAATTACGTACCTGAAATGTAACTCCGGCTTATGCAGCTTAAGAGCCCGCTTCCGCTCAATGATATATCGGATATTATCAACGACCTTGTCAAAAGAACATCCCTGCTTTATCTTTTCATAAGTATCCTTGCTGGAGCCATCCATAGAAACATATAAACCTTTTACCAGATGGATCAATTCATCGAGTTCTGCATGACTAAGATCGCTTAAATGATCGACCAGATATATGGCTGTTTTATACCTATCCTTAAGGTACCGCAACATCTTCCAGTAATCTTTATTGAGAAAGGCTGATCCTTCTCCGGTCATATTGACCCAGCGGACATTCGGGAATTGGTCAACAGTATACTTAAACTCATCAAAGGTTAAGTGTCTTCTTACCTGGCTCCCCTTTTCCCAATGAATATTCTCACAAAAAACACATTTCTTATCACAAATCGTCGTAGTCTCTATTTCAAAATACCGCGGAACAGGGGCAAGGCCGGGAAAACGAGTATATATTTTGTCTAAACCAAAACGATAGAGCATCTGTAAAGCCCCTTCCCCTCCGGGGACATAGTATATCGTATATAACAAATTAAATGCCTCCTTAAATCTTCCGGCTAAGATATATCCCAAAACGTCGCGATGGGTAAATATAAGCTTACCGAGCTTGTTCTTAATTAAATATATATTCCCCATAATCATCCGATTAACTGTATTTATATCGTATTCCATCAGTTATTCTCCTTTAAAGAAGATAAATAAACTTTTTCCAAAGAATCAAAAACGTCATCGCTTATGGATATTTTTTTAATAGCGTCAGAAATCCCATCTGCAATACGCCCCGAAGAATCACTACTTTTCAATAAGCTAACCATGCCTTTTGCAAAGGCATGAGCATTATCAAAGTCAACCAAAATACCATCTATGCCGTCCCGCACAAATTCAGGGATACTGCCAATCCTGCTGGCTACAATTTGCTTATGTAAAAGTTTAGATTCGATAAGAATTACTGGCCCAAACTCACTATACCACTGTTCCGGCACAACGACGAGATCGACATCTTTTATCAAATCAAGCACAAAATCATTGTCCCTATGGCCCAAGAAATCCACGTAGTCGCAAAGCGAGCATTCATTAATTAATCTGTTGATACTATCCACGAATTTCCCCCTTCCCTTGCCAACGACTAACAGTTTGGAATTGGGAATTTCTTTAACGACATCTTTCATCGCGGCTATAATTATATGCAGTCCTTTATGTCTTATCAGCGAACCGACAAATAAGATTCTTTTATTTGCATCCTTGCCTTTTCTAGGGCAATTCCCGCCAGCAGTACTTTCGAAATGGTAATGATAAATTACCTCAATCTTATCCTGAGAATAACCGTAATTTACCAGCCTGTTCTTGGAAGTTTCGGAGAAAGTGATAATTTTACTGGATTTATTCATAAAAAAATCAACCGTATGTTTCCTGATAATACATAAAAAACTCTTCAGGCTCTTAGGGATCAATTTGTCAACAAATTTCACTACGCCCCGGTCAGATAAAGAAAAACAATCGCTACAATGTTCCCCCTGATTATAATTACATAACTGGCCATTTGGCCTCAATAGCAGATTCCTGGGGCAAAGTATATAATAATCAAGTACTGTATAAAAGAATGGAATCCTTAAGATCCAGCTGCCAATCGCTGCCGGGAAAAATAAAAGTTTGCTGTGTATATGCACAACATCCGGTCTGATTTTAAGCAATATATTTATGGTGCTAAAAATAGCTGCTATATCTAATATGAAGTTTTTACCGATGAATTGCAACCTATAAAAAAAGCATTTAATAAAAAATATATTATCAATTCTACTCTTTTTGGTATTTCTATCTTTTAAAGTAATAAAAATGACCTTATGTCCTCTTTTACTCAGTAGCTCACCCGTTTTCCAGCATACTAGTTCGGCACCGCTCCAGGTATCGTGTATATGCGGCAAATAATCGGAAACAAGGCATATTTTCATATTCCTACAGATGCGCAAAATAAGATTCTGCTTTCTTAAATTCTTCGGATGAATTTATATTAATATAATGTTCGCATATTTCAAAAGCCTCGACTCTTTTACCATCATCTATGGCGCACTGGATAAGATCAGGCAATTCCTTTTCTCCGCGTTTTTTGTTAACAGGGACATTTTCAATAAAAGAGAATACCTTGGAATTGAAAATACAGTTGCCGGTACCCATTTTATTATTAAGCGGGTTCTCGGGTTTTTCGACTAAGCGGTAAATTGCATTATCCTTATTTTCATATACCGCATATGTTCTTTTAATCAAATCTTTATCTTCTACTAAAACTATCCCGCATATCCCAAATAATCCTTTGTTTTCAAACCTGCCCGGCATTTCCTTATGCCGGGGGTTTACCATAAATTCATCTCCTAGTAACAGCATGAATGAACCATCATTTATAGAATTCTTAGCGCATTCCATCGCGTGAATTAGCCCTTTTTGCTCTGCCTGAGTCACGTATTCTATTCTACTACCTTTATAGCTATCACCGTAATTATTGATAATATCTTCTGAGCGATACCCAACAACAACCACTATATCTTTTATCCCACTATTAATAGCAATCTCTAGGCTATACTCTATCAGAGGCCGGCCCAATACATTAAGCAGGCACTTATTAGCTGCTGCTGAAGCACCTCCCAACCGTTTACCCCTACCGCCTGCTAGAATTAAAGCTTGCATTTTAATTACCGGTAAATAATTCCCTGCTATCCCGTACCCATTCTATAAGCTTTTCGAGCCCTTTTTTTACCGTAATCTTCGCCTCCCAGTGAAGTTCTTTTTTTGCTTTCGCAATATCGCAGACAAAATAGCGTAAATCGCCTAGACGATCCTGAGCAAATCTAACTTCCGGCTCTATCCCGCTAACCTCTTTAATTAAATCTATGCACTCCAAAAGGGAAATCCTTGTTAATACTCCGCCTCCTATATTATAAATACCGGGCTTTTGTTCCCTATAGAAAGCATCGAATGCCTTGCATATATCAGTCGCGTAAATAATATCTCTGACTTGTTTGCCTGTGCCGTATATTGTCAGGGGATACCCTAAAACTGCCCTTATACAAAAGTTGGCCACCCATCCGTGATCCTCCCCCCCCAATTGCCTAACCCCATAAATCCCCGTCAGCCTAAAACTGGCGGCTTTTAATTTATAAGTATCTATAAACGCCTGAACATAATACTCGGCACTTTTTTTAGAAGCATGAAGAGGAGTCAATATGCCGGTCATCGTAGGATAATCCTCATTTATTGCTTCAGGATTCCTAGTATATCGGGTTTTCTCTTCTTTTAATTCCGCATTAATTTTATTGCCATATACGTGGATAGAAGCACAACTGACGATTGGGACTTGTAAGCTCTTTGCCAGCTGAAGGACATTAAATGTCCCTATAACGTTTGTTGAAAAATCCAAATCAGGGTCCTCCCAGCTTATGGTCATAGCAGGTTGAGCCGCAGTATGAATTATATAATCTACGTTTTTTCCCGCTTTCCACAATTCCTTTTTATCGCGGATATCGCCCTTTGTTAATTTCACTCCCAGCTTTTTAAGAAAATCCCAATTGTAGCTTCTAGCCTTATCCGTCACGTAGCCAATTCTATTAAGCTCATATTTAGTCATATTATCTAAAGAAATAACGCTCCATCCTTTTCTAACATAATACTCGCAAACATGAGAGCCTAAAAAACCGCAACCTCCCGTGACTAAGACTTTCACTTAACCTCCTCTTTAATCAGCGCTTAAAATAATCCTTAATAACAACCAGTTTATTTATGAATTAAGTTGTTAGAAATCCTAAACGTTATACCAAAAAGAGCCCAAAAAGGAATACTCCAATACGGAAATTCTAGAATAACCATAAAATTAGCTATAACCAGCCAATAGAGCAACGCTCCGGAAAGAATTATGCCAATAAATGATTTATGGACTAAGAAGATACCCAGCATTTTGATAAAAATACAGAATAAGATTGCGATCAATGCTAAACCAACTATGCCCGAATAGTAAATAATACTTAAGTATGAATTATGGGGAGTAATCCAACCATCACGGGACCATTCACTGCTTCCCCAGTTTAGTATTTCTATACTTTTAGAACGCAGGGGCTTTCCAAAGCTAAAGCCAAAAATTGGTTTCTCTTCAATTAGCTCAACGAGGATATCTCTCCATATAAGCAATCTAAAGACTATATTGCCTATCTCATCATAAAAATCCCTGCCCCTGGGCAGGTCTTTTTTAAGTAGAGACTTCATTGCTTTAAAATCAACCACTTCAAGGTTAGGCATTTTTTGATCGCTCTTAACTTGCGGCCGAGGAACTAAATCAGTTTTTTCGACCTGCCCCTGCCCAATCTTAACAATATTATTCTCACTGCCGGGGCTGGCGGTAGGGGACGGAACAATGTTATTTCTATCAGGTATCTTTTTTATTGTAACCGCCAGTTTTTTATTAGCCGGCTTGACCTGGTTAGCATGATAAATCTTTG
The DNA window shown above is from Candidatus Omnitrophota bacterium and carries:
- a CDS encoding glycosyltransferase family 1 protein, translated to MRIGISFFGCAGGKTKGSGISVYAKNLIKNLAAIDKINDYYIFLSKDNKRSFVYVAQGNLHFKIIPVGETGISRVIFEQFILPVLCLFYRVDIVHYIMPRMPFVNFTKSVVTVHDLMYKFYNENFKGYVSNLKYKYFNACMKRVMKKADKIIAVSKYTALAVENYFKRGINKINVIYEGVDPEFFKSPNGDSAESKPDRSEGYILAVKSGFPHKNLKSVLSGYVLAKKKYNFPHKLVVLGDSTGMPVELSRLLKDSGKGGEVVFMNSVTEKSLIDMYKNAALFISLSLNEGFGLPVLEAMAAGVPVICSDRASFPEIVGEAAVIVDPLNVDKISEAINTCLNDDILTKKMVDEGIRRARRFSWEQTALQTLELYNAAAYLRR
- a CDS encoding radical SAM protein, with the protein product MEYDINTVNRMIMGNIYLIKNKLGKLIFTHRDVLGYILAGRFKEAFNLLYTIYYVPGGEGALQMLYRFGLDKIYTRFPGLAPVPRYFEIETTTICDKKCVFCENIHWEKGSQVRRHLTFDEFKYTVDQFPNVRWVNMTGEGSAFLNKDYWKMLRYLKDRYKTAIYLVDHLSDLSHAELDELIHLVKGLYVSMDGSSKDTYEKIKQGCSFDKVVDNIRYIIERKRALKLHKPELHFRYVIIKDNVKEIPGFIDLINSLGSKKDFELTTINFTGLLYFDSIKQFYVSTLNEGLIAEIKKRMNKGVYFRFEHTIEKFNPSLEKCYYWMEPYLMMEGYVLPCCQVLMSNQRPFLRQHSFGNVFKNSFKDIWNSKKYNNFRKTIVNPQGKVPIFCVGCRQFKTEERLRKYGVEHGN
- a CDS encoding glycosyltransferase family 4 protein; this translates as MKICLVSDYLPHIHDTWSGAELVCWKTGELLSKRGHKVIFITLKDRNTKKSRIDNIFFIKCFFYRLQFIGKNFILDIAAIFSTINILLKIRPDVVHIHSKLLFFPAAIGSWILRIPFFYTVLDYYILCPRNLLLRPNGQLCNYNQGEHCSDCFSLSDRGVVKFVDKLIPKSLKSFLCIIRKHTVDFFMNKSSKIITFSETSKNRLVNYGYSQDKIEVIYHYHFESTAGGNCPRKGKDANKRILFVGSLIRHKGLHIIIAAMKDVVKEIPNSKLLVVGKGRGKFVDSINRLINECSLCDYVDFLGHRDNDFVLDLIKDVDLVVVPEQWYSEFGPVILIESKLLHKQIVASRIGSIPEFVRDGIDGILVDFDNAHAFAKGMVSLLKSSDSSGRIADGISDAIKKISISDDVFDSLEKVYLSSLKENN
- a CDS encoding nucleotidyltransferase family protein, with product MQALILAGGRGKRLGGASAAANKCLLNVLGRPLIEYSLEIAINSGIKDIVVVVGYRSEDIINNYGDSYKGSRIEYVTQAEQKGLIHAMECAKNSINDGSFMLLLGDEFMVNPRHKEMPGRFENKGLFGICGIVLVEDKDLIKRTYAVYENKDNAIYRLVEKPENPLNNKMGTGNCIFNSKVFSFIENVPVNKKRGEKELPDLIQCAIDDGKRVEAFEICEHYININSSEEFKKAESYFAHL
- a CDS encoding GDP-mannose 4,6-dehydratase → MKVLVTGGCGFLGSHVCEYYVRKGWSVISLDNMTKYELNRIGYVTDKARSYNWDFLKKLGVKLTKGDIRDKKELWKAGKNVDYIIHTAAQPAMTISWEDPDLDFSTNVIGTFNVLQLAKSLQVPIVSCASIHVYGNKINAELKEEKTRYTRNPEAINEDYPTMTGILTPLHASKKSAEYYVQAFIDTYKLKAASFRLTGIYGVRQLGGEDHGWVANFCIRAVLGYPLTIYGTGKQVRDIIYATDICKAFDAFYREQKPGIYNIGGGVLTRISLLECIDLIKEVSGIEPEVRFAQDRLGDLRYFVCDIAKAKKELHWEAKITVKKGLEKLIEWVRDSRELFTGN